From the genome of Anopheles moucheti chromosome 3, idAnoMoucSN_F20_07, whole genome shotgun sequence, one region includes:
- the LOC128304038 gene encoding dynactin subunit 6 yields the protein MNIVRNDFKIMPRSMVCEDSNLRGDITISSGCVIHPCSTIIAESGPIVLGENCIVEEYATVRYRIPEDHPEHGQLTAEGTGKPLIIGPDNVFEVGCTVEALSIGERNVFECKSYVSADVTVGNGCVIGAGCRLVGKQTLVDKTILYEGQCMQREAMDKQKTQMIQLDYLRKILPNYHHLRKANYDPKKVRAQV from the exons ATGAATATCGTCCGAAATGA ttttaaaattatgccCCGGTCGATGGTGTGCGAGGACAGCAACCTGCGCGGTGATATCACGATCTCTTCCGGATGTGTCATCCATCCGTGTTCGACGATCATAGCCGAATCGGGACCAATCGTGCTGGGTGAAAACTGTATCGTCGAGGAGTATGCAACAGTGCGTTACCGCATACCGGAAGATCATCCGGAGCATGGGCAGCTAACCGCGGAAGGGACAGGCAAGCCGCTAATAATCGGACCGGATAATGTGTTCGAGGTAGGTTGCACAGTTGAGGCCCTTTCGATTGGCGAGCGGAATGTGTTCGAATGCAAGAGCTATGTGTCGGCGGATGTGACCGTTGGAAATGGATGCGTCATTGGTGCCGGTTGTCGGCTGGTTGGCAAACAGACGCTGGTGGATAAAACGATTCTGTACGAGGGCCAATGTATGCAGCGAGAAGCGATGGATAAACAGAAAACGCAAATGATTCAGCTGGACTATTTGCGAAAGATATTGCCAAACTATCATCATCTCCGGAAGGCTAATTATGATCCAAAGAAGGTGCGGGCACAAGtttaa